From the Acidimicrobiales bacterium genome, the window GGGTGTACTTGGTGCGGGCTTTGGCGATCTTGGCGGCGTGGTCCTCGCCCGCCTCGAGGAGGTCCTCGGCCAGAGCCTCGCCGATGGCGTGGCGGCCGTCGCCGGTGACGGCGCAGAACCGCCATGGGGCGGTGCGATGGTGGTTCGGGGCCCAGGAGGCCAGTCGGCACAGGCGGTCGAGCAGCTCGGCGGGCACCGGGCGGTCGGGGTCGACCCGCAGGTTCGACCGGCGGCGCCAGGCCACGTCCTCGAGGCCCGCCAGGGTGAGCTCCCCGGCCTCGGCCGCCGGCTCTGACGTCGTCGGCATCTCGCGACGGTAGCGGTGCAGATCGACCCCTGGTGCAATCCGGGCGGCCGCGGTACGGTGTGCGGGCTCCAGGGCGGAGTGTGGGTCTTCCTCGCGATCGACGACGTGCGATCCCGAGAGGTTGCGATGTCCCCGCTGCCCCCTGAAGTCCGACGACCGGTGCGAGCTGTCGTGATCGGCGCGCTCGTGGTGGCGGTCGTGGCCGGGGGCGGCGGACGGGTCGGGGCCGAGGACGTGCGCCAGGAGCGGGCGCGGGTGCAGGCCGAGCGGGCCGAGGTGGCCACGCAGGTGGACGTCCTCCAGGCCGACCAGGCCCGGGTGAGCGAGGCCCTGGCGGCCATCGAGGCCAACGTCCGCACACAGGAGCAGGTCGCCGCCGAGGCGGCCCGTGCCGCCGAGACCGCGGCGGCCGAGGCCGAGAGTGCTCGCGTCGCCGCCGAGGCCAGCGAGGCCGAGCTGGCCGAGCTGCGCGTCCGGCTGACCCGCCTCGCGGTGTCCGCCTACGTCGACCCCCCCGGCGAGGACCTCCTGCGCCGCTTCGAAGCGGGCTCGGCCCAGGAGGACGCCACCCGTCGGGCGTTCATGGCGATGCGCTCGGGGCGCGACGTCGACGTGATCGACCAGGTGCGGGCGGTGCAGCGCCGGCTCGAGGACGAGGTCCGCCGTGCCGAGGCCGCCCGGGTCGAGGCCGAGGCCACCCAGGCGTCGGCCCAGGCCGCGGTCGAATCGCTCGGCGAGGCCCGGAGCGCCCAGCAGGGCTTCGCAGAGCAGGTCCGCCAGCGTCTCGGCTCGAGGCTCGCCGAGGCCGCCGCGCTGGCCGGCCTCGACGCCGGCCTCGCCGACCGCATCGCCGCCGAGGAGGCGGCCCTCGCCGCGGCGGTGGCCCGCGTCGCTCCGCCCGCCGAGGCCGCCGCGCCCCCGACGGGTGGTCAGGCCCCGGGCCCGGCTCCCGGGGGTGGGCCCGCCCCGGCCCCCGCCCCTGCGCCCCCGCCCCCGACGACCCGTCCGGTGCCCCGCCCGCCCACCCCGTCGCTGCGGACCGTGGGAGGCATCACCGTCAACGTGGCCATCGCCGACCAGCTGGCCGGTCTGCTCGACGCCGCCCGGGCCGACGGCATCGTGCTCGGCGGGTCGGGCTACCGGGACATCAACGCCCAGATCCAGCTCCGGCGACAGAACTGCGGCACGTCCGACTACGCCATCTGGGACATGCCGCCCGACCAGTGCAGCCCCCCGACGGCACGCCCGGGGCTGTCGCTGCACGAGCAGGGTCTGGCCGTCGACTTCACCGCCAACGGCCGGTTCATCACCAGCCGCAGCGATCCCGGGTTCGTCTGGTTGGCGGCCAACGCCGGCCGCTTCGGCTTCCGGAACCTCCCGAGCGAACCCTGGCACTGGTCGCTCAGCGGGGGATGACCCTGCGGGACCGGGAGGCGTCGACCTGCTCGGTAGGGTGACGCCGTGAGCCCCGAGGTCATCGAACGACCCGACACCCGCCCCTCCGACCCTGATCTCGAGGAGGGGAAGGTGGCGCACATCATCCGCAAGGACGACCAGATGCGTGGCTACGTGATGGGTGAGGAGGTCGTCGCGCTGTGCGGCGTCCGGTTCGTGCCGACCCGTGACCCCGAGCGCTATCCGGTGTGCGACGCGTGCAAGGCGACGCTGGCCCGGTTGCGGGGGAGCGGCGGCAACTGAGCGACGCCGACCGGGCCGGGGCGGCGTGGTCGGCGCTGGTCGACCTGTACCTCGACCGCGGGCGGGGAGGTCGGGTGAAGGTGCGCGACCAGCCGGGGAGCTTCTCCCCGGTGGCGGCGCTCTGGCCGCTGACCCAGGTGATGGCCGGAGCCCTCCACGTCGCCCGGCTCCACGGTGACGACGAGCTCGTGGCACCCCTGTTCGCCCTGCTCGACGGGTACCGGCCCCGCCGGAGTGACGGCTACCTGCCGTTCCCCGGCCGGCCACCGCTCTACTACGACGACAACGCGTGGGTGGGCCTGGTCCAGGTGCAGGCGGCGTTCCTCGCCTCGGCCCGAGGGGACCGGGCGGCCGCCGACGGCTTCGGCGCCGCGGCGTTGCGCACGTTCCACGTCGTGGCGGCCGGGCAGCGCCCGGACGGGGCGGTCCGGTGGCGGGATCGGCCCGACAGCCCGGTGAACACCTGCGCCACCGCACCTCTGGTGCAGCTGGCGCTGCGGCTGGCGGCGCACGACGAGCCCGGCGAGCGCCGCGACCGGCTCGTTGCGGTGGCCGCCGCCGCCGACGGCGCGCTCGCCCGGCTGCTCCGGCGCGACGACGCCCTCTATGCCGATCACGTCGAGCCCGACGGTCGGGTCGATCCCGCCGTCTGGGCCTACAACCAGGGGACCCCGGCCGGGGCCGACGTGTCGTGGTGGCGCCTGACCGGCGACGAGTCCCGTCTCGAACGGGCCGCGGCCACGGCCACCGCGTCGCTCCGGCTCTTCGCCGGCGAACGGCTGTGGGTGCACCCACCGGTGTTCGTGGCGGTGTGGTTCCGCAACCTGTTGACCCTCCACGCCGTTCGCCCCGTGCCCGGGCTGCTCGACGCACTCGACGGCTATCTGGACCGGGTGTGGCGGGAGGCGCGCCATCCGGGGTCGGGGGCGTTCGGCGGCGGCGGCCTGGGGCGCTACGGCGACGGTGGGGTGATCGATCACGCCGGCCTCACCCAGCTGTACGCCCTGCGGGCCTGGGACCCGCGGTGGTGGCCCGAGATCTGCTGAGCGACGGCGTGGGGGCGGCCTCGGCGCGTGGCGGCCCGCGGCTCCTACCCTGCCCGACGTGGGCGACGCGAACCGGTGGTGGACGGTGCGGGTGGTCGTGCCGGCCCCCGACGCCGAGGCGGCCGTCGCCGTGCTGTGGTCGGCGGGGGTCGCGGGCATCGAGGAGCGCCCCGGCGGCGACGCCCCCACCGGCGAGCGGCATCTGCTGGCCGGCGTCGAGGGAGCCGCGGTGGACGCCGTCCTCGATGCCCTGGGCGCCCGCTGGGAGGTCGAGGTCCTCCCCGTCGCCGGCGACGAGTGGCTCGACGAGTGGCGTCGTTGGGCCCGGCCGTGGCGGGCGGGCCGGCGCTTCGTGGTGGTGCCGAGCTGGCAGGAGCCGCCGCCCTGGGCGGGTGACGACGACGTGGTGCTGGCCATCGACCCGGGCCGGGCCTTCGGCAGCGGTGCCCATGCCACCACCCGGCTCTGCCTCGCCGTCCTCGAGGACCGGGTGGCGCCCGGTGCCCGGGTCGTGGACGTGGGGTGCGGGAGCGGTGTGCTGGCCGTCGCCGCGGCGCGGTCGGGCGCCGCCCACGTCGAGGCCGTGGACGTGGACCCCGAGGCGGTCCGCGTGACCGCGGTCAACGCGGCGCGCAACGGGGTGGCCGACCGGGTGCGCGCCTCGTCGAGCGGGGTCGACGAGCTGACCGCGACCGCCGACGTCGTGGTGGCCAACATCGGCGCCTCGGTCCTGGTGGCGCTGGCCCCGGCTCTGGTGAGGGCCACCGCCCAGGGGGGCTCGCTGGTGCTGAGCGGACTGCTGAGCGACCAGCTCGGCGGCGTCGCGACGGCGTTCGCCGCCGCCGGGGCCGCCCCGGTCGACGACGGGGTCGAGGGGGAGTGGCACGTCCTCGTGCTGGAGCATCGACCCAGCCGGGGCGGATCAGGGCCGCGGGCGCGCCGATAGGTTGGCGTGATGAGCGAACCCACCAAGCCCGAGGTGTCCATCCCCGACGAGGCGGCTCCTGTCGAGCTCGTGATCGAGGACCTCGACGTCGGTGACGGCGCCGAGGCCGTCGCCGGGTCCAACGTGACCGTCCACTACGTCGGCGTGGCCTGGAGCACCGGCCAGCAGTTCGACGCCTCGTGGGACCGCCGGGACACCTTCGAGTTCCGCCTCGGGGCCGGCCAGGTCATCACCGGGTGGGACGAGGGCGTGCAGGGGATGAAGGTCGGGGGCCGTCGGCGTCTGACGATCCCGCCCCACAAGGGCTACGGCGACCGCGGCGCCGGCGGGGTGATCCGGGGCGGCGAGACGTTGGTCTTCGTCGTCGACCTCGTCAACGTCGGGTGAGCGACGTCCGCCATCTGGTGTAGCGGCCCGGCCGGGGCCAGCTCGTGAGCTCCGGCACCAGCGGATCGGCGGTGCGCGCCCGGGCCGAGCCCGCCCACACGCCCGCGGCATAGGCGGCCTG encodes:
- a CDS encoding M15 family metallopeptidase; the encoded protein is MRAVVIGALVVAVVAGGGGRVGAEDVRQERARVQAERAEVATQVDVLQADQARVSEALAAIEANVRTQEQVAAEAARAAETAAAEAESARVAAEASEAELAELRVRLTRLAVSAYVDPPGEDLLRRFEAGSAQEDATRRAFMAMRSGRDVDVIDQVRAVQRRLEDEVRRAEAARVEAEATQASAQAAVESLGEARSAQQGFAEQVRQRLGSRLAEAAALAGLDAGLADRIAAEEAALAAAVARVAPPAEAAAPPTGGQAPGPAPGGGPAPAPAPAPPPPTTRPVPRPPTPSLRTVGGITVNVAIADQLAGLLDAARADGIVLGGSGYRDINAQIQLRRQNCGTSDYAIWDMPPDQCSPPTARPGLSLHEQGLAVDFTANGRFITSRSDPGFVWLAANAGRFGFRNLPSEPWHWSLSGG
- a CDS encoding DUF3039 domain-containing protein codes for the protein MSPEVIERPDTRPSDPDLEEGKVAHIIRKDDQMRGYVMGEEVVALCGVRFVPTRDPERYPVCDACKATLARLRGSGGN
- a CDS encoding glycoside hydrolase family 76 protein, whose product is MQGDAGPVAGERRQLSDADRAGAAWSALVDLYLDRGRGGRVKVRDQPGSFSPVAALWPLTQVMAGALHVARLHGDDELVAPLFALLDGYRPRRSDGYLPFPGRPPLYYDDNAWVGLVQVQAAFLASARGDRAAADGFGAAALRTFHVVAAGQRPDGAVRWRDRPDSPVNTCATAPLVQLALRLAAHDEPGERRDRLVAVAAAADGALARLLRRDDALYADHVEPDGRVDPAVWAYNQGTPAGADVSWWRLTGDESRLERAAATATASLRLFAGERLWVHPPVFVAVWFRNLLTLHAVRPVPGLLDALDGYLDRVWREARHPGSGAFGGGGLGRYGDGGVIDHAGLTQLYALRAWDPRWWPEIC
- the prmA gene encoding 50S ribosomal protein L11 methyltransferase, which gives rise to MGDANRWWTVRVVVPAPDAEAAVAVLWSAGVAGIEERPGGDAPTGERHLLAGVEGAAVDAVLDALGARWEVEVLPVAGDEWLDEWRRWARPWRAGRRFVVVPSWQEPPPWAGDDDVVLAIDPGRAFGSGAHATTRLCLAVLEDRVAPGARVVDVGCGSGVLAVAAARSGAAHVEAVDVDPEAVRVTAVNAARNGVADRVRASSSGVDELTATADVVVANIGASVLVALAPALVRATAQGGSLVLSGLLSDQLGGVATAFAAAGAAPVDDGVEGEWHVLVLEHRPSRGGSGPRARR
- a CDS encoding FKBP-type peptidyl-prolyl cis-trans isomerase, coding for MSEPTKPEVSIPDEAAPVELVIEDLDVGDGAEAVAGSNVTVHYVGVAWSTGQQFDASWDRRDTFEFRLGAGQVITGWDEGVQGMKVGGRRRLTIPPHKGYGDRGAGGVIRGGETLVFVVDLVNVG